The Acetivibrio cellulolyticus CD2 genome segment TCTAGTATCTATCTGTACTGTTATTCTTGAAAGTTTGCTTTTGGTGAACTTTCAGGAATGCAGTGCACGATTTGGCAGAAAGAACTGAAAAAGTCGAATTTATTATAAATGGAGGTATTTTTAAATGGGGGTTAAAAGATCGATAAAGATAATTTCTATATTTGTTCTTGTGGCTTTTTGCTTCACTTTCGGGCTGCCTTTACAGCAAGTTGCTGCCTTAGAGGCAACGATTGCCAGTGTGGAAACTCAGGAAGCAAATATACAGTATGAGGAACCTGAAACCAGCACCAATCTGGGTGCTTTTGCAGACGAATTAATAACTCATATAAATAATTTGAGAGAATGCCTGAAAAACAATGAACTTGCACAATTCAGAAGTGAGCTTAAGAATACAAAAAATAGTTTGAAGAAAATAACTGAAGATATTTCAAAGGAATTGCTTGAAAACAAAAGTATTCTAGATAAGCTGAAAGCAAGTGCGGCTAAGATAAGATATGAGAAATTTAAGGCTGAAACTGAAAACAAGCTTAATGCTTTTGCTAAGTCGTTTGATGAAATTGAAAAAATTTCAAGTGTTGAAAGTTTGGATGCAAGCAGCATTGAAATTTTGAAAACGAGAATTGACGAGATTGAAAACCGGATTTCATGTGAGCAACCGGTTCAGCCGCTCGGAAAATCACTTCCACATAGTAATGCAAGTATTAAGCCTGAAGAACCGATTATTGGAAATGATTCATCGGCTTCATATGCAGGAAAAAGTGGGGATGCAGCATACGAGGTATTACCTAACACAGCAGTTGAGGGAGATCTGGCAGTAACACCGGAGACAATCTTAAGCGAGGAAGCTAAGAAACTGGCAGATAGCTTTGATACACCTGTGAAAGCATATGAGTATGTACACAATAATATTGATTTTGAGCCATACTACGGTTCAAGGATGGGTGCTGTCGGCACATTTAATCAATTGAGCGGAAATGACTACGATCAGGCTTCACTTCTGATTGCAATGCTCAGATATAAAGGAATACCTGCAAGATATGTAAAGGGAACAATAGAATTGCCAATAGCTAAGCTTATGGGATGGACAGGAACTCAGAATCCGGAAGCTGCTGTAAAAGTTTTTGGTGCGCTTGGAAACCCTACTGTATCTATAGTATCAGGAGGTAAAGTTGTTGCAGTCCGTACCGAGCATGTATGGGTAGAGGCTTATGTACCATATAAAAGTTATAACAGGGTAGGCGTGGGAAGAGGCAGTAAGATATGGATTCCATTAGATCCAAGCTTTAAACAGTATACAATGGTTAAAGGTTTGGATATCAAAGAAATTACAGGTGCTACAGAAGAGCAGATAATGGAAGCATTTAAGCTTAATGCTGATAAATCCAAGGATGGAGACGTAGTTAAAGATGTAAATTTTGATAAAATGAATTCATTTTTAGATGGCGTATCAGAGAAAATTGAGAAGTATGCGGCGGATAACAAAGACAAGGGTCGTGATTTAACAGATTTGATAGGTGGCAAAAGAATAAAGCCGGAAAATCTGGGAGTACTTCCGCTATCATTACCTTATAAAGCACTGAACACTCTTGCGAAAACAAATACTATTCATGAAGCTGACAGTGAGAAAATAGGATTTTCAATAAGTGGAAATGAACTTTTCGATTTAAGTTCAGGTGGCTCTGATCAATTTAATGTTGAATTCAAAGCTGTTGAACTTTATGGAAAGAGAGTTACTCTTTTATGGGTTCCTGCATCTACAGAGGATAAAAACATTATTAACAGCTATGGCGGATTATATAAAACTCCTACATATATGATACAGTTAAAGCCACAGCTCAAAGTGGATGGCAAGGTTGTTGCGGAAGGCAGCGCTGTTGGTTTCGCAAACAGGCAGGAATTTACAATAACAATGGGGCATGTTGGAAGACCAGCAGAGGAAGTAATTAATCCTGTAACGGCCGGAGGTATTTACAGCATTTCCTTTGATTATGGAAAAATTGAAGCAGATGAGCTGAAGGTAATTCAGGAAAGATTAGCAAAGGTTAAGGATACGGCTACAGAAGAGAGCATATATACCGATGAAGTAATGGGTGAAATATTAAATAGTGTTGGTAAAGCTTATTTTGCACAACTCGATGGTATAAACTCTGTGATAGCAAGGTCTATGAATGTAAGTGCAATTCGTCAGGTAAGTGAAGCGATGACAGGATACCAGCCTACAGTGAAGTACATGTTTGGTGTTCCGGTAGAGGTTAGCGGAGGTTCGTTCTACATAGATGTCGATCATGATGTTGTTGGCGTTACAAGCCTTGAAAACAATAAGGAAAATGAAATTGCATATATGCTTAACAGCGGTATAATAGGTTCATCAATGGAACACGTAATACATGAACAGATATTCAAGGTTCCGTCTGTTTCATCAATAAAGATTATATCGGAAGCTAATGCAAGGGGTATTCCGGTATATAGCATAGCTAAGG includes the following:
- a CDS encoding transglutaminase domain-containing protein; translation: MGVKRSIKIISIFVLVAFCFTFGLPLQQVAALEATIASVETQEANIQYEEPETSTNLGAFADELITHINNLRECLKNNELAQFRSELKNTKNSLKKITEDISKELLENKSILDKLKASAAKIRYEKFKAETENKLNAFAKSFDEIEKISSVESLDASSIEILKTRIDEIENRISCEQPVQPLGKSLPHSNASIKPEEPIIGNDSSASYAGKSGDAAYEVLPNTAVEGDLAVTPETILSEEAKKLADSFDTPVKAYEYVHNNIDFEPYYGSRMGAVGTFNQLSGNDYDQASLLIAMLRYKGIPARYVKGTIELPIAKLMGWTGTQNPEAAVKVFGALGNPTVSIVSGGKVVAVRTEHVWVEAYVPYKSYNRVGVGRGSKIWIPLDPSFKQYTMVKGLDIKEITGATEEQIMEAFKLNADKSKDGDVVKDVNFDKMNSFLDGVSEKIEKYAADNKDKGRDLTDLIGGKRIKPENLGVLPLSLPYKALNTLAKTNTIHEADSEKIGFSISGNELFDLSSGGSDQFNVEFKAVELYGKRVTLLWVPASTEDKNIINSYGGLYKTPTYMIQLKPQLKVDGKVVAEGSAVGFANRQEFTITMGHVGRPAEEVINPVTAGGIYSISFDYGKIEADELKVIQERLAKVKDTATEESIYTDEVMGEILNSVGKAYFAQLDGINSVIARSMNVSAIRQVSEAMTGYQPTVKYMFGVPVEVSGGSFYIDVDHDVVGVTSLENNKENEIAYMLNSGIIGSSMEHVIHEQIFKVPSVSSIKIISEANARGIPVYSIAKDDIGKIDELNVSSYVKTDIRNSVNSGKIVIIPKEEIQYYDWYGTGYIVMDPETGAAGYMISGGIAGGSIGKTVVVTLMGLASLIMGVIDVVSIAMAMIAITNPWLLLLYGALLALSTYAVFDTINNIIMYWETGDYKYAKSLALDLFINLATLGLFKIIGKFAPSIKNMFNGLFKQMDDVIEFQAKYGDEITEAIVKMNGEEALKHADELLDGLKGSGLADDLIENAAKRGGIEALEELAEFQAKHGNEITEAIVKMNGEEALKHADELLDGLKGTGLADDLIENSAKRGGVEALEELADFQAKHGNEVTEAIVKMNGEEALKHADELLDTLKGSKLADDLIEDIAKRGGVEVLEELVEFQAKHGDEITEAILKIDGETVLKQADQLLDKLKALGIADEVMEKFAKRGGVKVIDEAADKLSKLSPNQISSFNLSNSSDIKSILGSDYSTHLTDVKGFSQSAAITGGHNKVNFYNYINNNGIQINQISVTPHSSVSGVEVIKYQIPAKDAAGNIIKDTAGNIVWKKTIFEKTVYDPSIIPDSQMINWGEEAMKEGLDNLKLTFQPGSNTIIEGIFNGLKMRGYWNPTTGAIDNFHPIL